A window of the Bacteroidota bacterium genome harbors these coding sequences:
- a CDS encoding T9SS type A sorting domain-containing protein codes for YGSGEGTGASASSGGAYFLGNGLYKSTDGGITWNPLTSTSSNTPHTFEKFFDVVWNVACNPADTVNSIVYAATIGVIYKSIDGGTTWTIVKGGGSTYSYYADVLVTPKKGVVYATLDSQGPDKGIWRSEDGVTFANITPAGFPTKYNRIVIGHAPSDENQIYFLGSTPGFGMPDTNFQHQTEWNSLWKYTYVSGDGSGSGGIWEDRSANLPNTGRPFNTFNAQGGYDLLVKVKPNDPNTVFIGGTNLFRSTDGFSTSSNTTYIGGYELGAKLPVVNMYKNHHPDQHQLVFYNSDPNKMLNGNDGGVFKTTDNTADTVSWTSLNNGYVTSMFYTCAIDHATSGNEIIVAGAQDNGSWFTNNANPLTPWVTPRGGDGSYCAIADGRTAYYLSIQNGKMMKADLDANGNVLSRARIDPLGGKGYQFINPYVIDPNNNNIMYLAGGKQLWRNDDLSGIPMVNNWDSITTNWVAFPDTVPTALSKITAVAVCKTPANRVYYGCDKRRLYRIDNANVGTPTPIDVTGVSGTNSFPGAGYISCIAIDPTDGNKVMVVFSNYGLYSLFYTADGGINWTKVGGNLESNSSGTGAGPSCRWASILPVSDGTVYLVATSTGIYSTDTLKGTSTVWVQQGASTIGNLVCDMIDTRLSDGLVVVATHGNGIFSANITSKQSIVTVKDIEAKTTDYELKNYPNPASGQTTITFTLPVKSKVSLTLYDELGKEITKIASAEYPAGHHSVPMNTDKLPAGIYYYSLGVGQEWITKKLVKVN; via the coding sequence ATTATGGATCAGGTGAAGGAACAGGCGCTTCTGCTTCATCGGGAGGAGCCTACTTTCTTGGCAATGGACTTTACAAATCCACTGATGGAGGTATAACATGGAACCCTTTAACATCGACCAGTTCAAATACACCTCATACATTTGAAAAATTCTTTGATGTGGTGTGGAATGTTGCCTGCAACCCGGCGGATACAGTTAACAGTATAGTTTACGCAGCAACCATCGGGGTCATTTATAAAAGTATTGACGGCGGTACAACTTGGACAATTGTGAAAGGCGGAGGCTCAACGTATTCCTATTACGCGGATGTGCTGGTAACCCCAAAGAAAGGTGTTGTTTATGCAACACTCGATAGTCAGGGTCCTGATAAAGGTATCTGGAGATCAGAGGATGGTGTTACATTTGCAAATATCACCCCGGCCGGCTTTCCGACCAAATACAACAGAATCGTTATTGGCCATGCTCCATCGGATGAGAACCAGATTTATTTTCTTGGCTCCACTCCGGGTTTCGGAATGCCTGACACAAACTTTCAACATCAAACGGAATGGAACAGTCTTTGGAAATATACTTATGTTTCGGGTGATGGAAGCGGAAGTGGTGGAATATGGGAAGACAGATCGGCCAATCTTCCAAACACCGGACGTCCGTTCAATACATTTAATGCCCAGGGAGGATATGACCTTCTTGTAAAAGTGAAACCGAACGACCCTAACACTGTATTTATCGGAGGCACAAATCTTTTTCGATCAACAGACGGATTCTCTACATCAAGCAATACAACTTATATCGGAGGTTACGAATTGGGAGCTAAATTACCGGTGGTTAACATGTACAAAAATCATCATCCCGACCAACATCAGCTTGTATTTTACAACTCCGATCCAAATAAGATGCTGAACGGTAATGATGGAGGAGTTTTTAAAACGACGGACAATACAGCAGATACTGTTTCATGGACCTCCCTCAATAACGGGTATGTAACTTCCATGTTTTATACATGCGCGATTGATCATGCGACAAGTGGTAATGAGATTATCGTTGCCGGAGCTCAGGACAATGGCAGCTGGTTCACCAATAATGCGAATCCTTTAACGCCATGGGTAACGCCCCGCGGCGGGGATGGCTCATATTGCGCCATTGCCGATGGCCGAACGGCTTATTACCTATCCATTCAAAACGGAAAAATGATGAAGGCTGATCTTGACGCGAATGGAAATGTATTATCAAGGGCCAGGATCGATCCTCTGGGCGGAAAAGGTTATCAATTTATCAACCCTTATGTAATTGATCCTAACAACAATAATATTATGTACCTGGCCGGGGGCAAGCAATTATGGAGGAATGATGATCTGTCTGGTATCCCAATGGTAAACAACTGGGATTCTATCACCACAAACTGGGTTGCCTTTCCGGATACTGTGCCCACAGCTCTTTCTAAGATCACAGCTGTTGCCGTTTGTAAAACACCTGCTAACCGTGTTTATTACGGATGCGATAAACGGAGGCTCTACCGCATAGATAATGCGAATGTGGGAACTCCTACTCCGATTGATGTAACAGGGGTTTCAGGAACAAACTCCTTTCCGGGCGCAGGTTATATCAGCTGTATTGCTATTGACCCTACAGATGGGAATAAAGTGATGGTTGTATTTTCCAACTATGGTTTATACAGTTTATTTTACACCGCTGATGGTGGAATCAACTGGACAAAGGTTGGCGGCAATCTCGAATCAAATTCTTCAGGAACCGGAGCAGGGCCTTCATGCAGATGGGCCTCTATATTACCTGTGAGCGATGGAACGGTTTACCTGGTTGCTACGAGTACGGGTATATATTCTACCGATACCCTTAAAGGAACATCTACAGTGTGGGTACAACAGGGTGCTTCAACTATAGGCAACCTTGTTTGTGACATGATAGATACCCGCCTGTCGGATGGCCTTGTTGTGGTCGCCACTCATGGAAATGGTATTTTTTCAGCAAACATTACAAGTAAACAATCTATAGTTACTGTAAAAGATATAGAAGCAAAAACAACGGATTACGAACTTAAAAATTATCCGAACCCGGCGTCGGGGCAAACTACAATAACATTTACACTGCCAGTCAAGTCGAAAGTCAGCTTAACACTTTATGATGAACTCGGGAAAGAAATCACAAAGATCGCCTCAGCAGAATACCCCGCAGGTCATCATTCTGTTCCGATGAATACTGACAAACTCCCTGCCGGAATTTATTATTATTCGCTCGGTGTCGGACAGGAATGGATTACAAAAAAATTAGTTAAAGTGAATTAG
- a CDS encoding OmpH family outer membrane protein: MKNFSIVLNFILAAAVGYLYYLHFSGNKNGEPVGSTSTPTDTTTIHIPVLAKDIKASKIVYVNADTLFSNYEYVKELRKEAEGKQTRLENNYKQKMQKLQIDYTELQQKASSGALSSDQAKSAEEDMMRRKAELDGMEKQLGDLANETAEKNLLLQDKVNKFLKEYNRNGNYNFILAFTNAGGSVLFGNDSLDITREVLDGLNLQYKAEKVKKK; the protein is encoded by the coding sequence GTGAAAAACTTTTCGATCGTACTCAATTTTATATTGGCCGCAGCTGTCGGCTATCTGTATTACCTGCATTTTTCAGGAAATAAAAATGGCGAACCGGTTGGATCAACCTCAACACCAACGGATACCACGACCATACACATACCCGTTTTGGCCAAAGACATCAAAGCCTCCAAAATTGTATATGTAAATGCAGATACCTTGTTCAGCAACTATGAATATGTTAAGGAACTGCGGAAAGAAGCAGAAGGCAAACAAACTCGGTTGGAAAATAACTACAAGCAAAAGATGCAAAAACTTCAGATCGATTATACCGAATTGCAGCAGAAAGCGAGCAGCGGGGCTCTGTCTTCCGATCAGGCAAAAAGTGCTGAGGAAGACATGATGAGAAGAAAAGCTGAACTTGATGGAATGGAAAAACAATTGGGAGACCTCGCGAATGAGACCGCCGAAAAAAATTTATTGCTCCAGGATAAAGTAAACAAGTTTCTGAAGGAATATAACCGGAACGGAAACTATAACTTCATCCTCGCGTTTACCAATGCGGGTGGAAGTGTACTGTTCGGAAATGACAGCCTTGACATTACCCGCGAGGTACTTGATGGCCTTAACCTTCAGTATAAAGCAGAAAAAGTTAAAAAGAAATAG
- a CDS encoding nucleoside triphosphate pyrophosphohydrolase family protein — translation MSNKQLFIEKVHKVKEFHEVFLIGNRENPEVNVSEQEYMLRYNLLKEENDEYLEACKSGNLVEVADALGDQLYIIFGTILRHGLHHKIEEVFDEIHRSNMSKLDEEGKPIFREDGKIMKSNNYFKPDIKKVLGK, via the coding sequence ATGTCAAACAAACAACTTTTTATTGAGAAGGTTCACAAAGTGAAAGAATTTCATGAAGTATTTTTGATCGGAAATCGTGAAAACCCGGAAGTGAATGTAAGCGAACAGGAATACATGCTTCGGTACAACCTGCTGAAGGAAGAAAATGATGAGTACCTGGAAGCCTGCAAAAGCGGCAACCTGGTGGAAGTGGCCGACGCACTAGGCGATCAACTATATATTATTTTTGGAACCATCTTACGGCATGGTCTGCACCATAAAATAGAGGAAGTGTTTGACGAGATCCACAGGAGCAATATGTCGAAACTGGACGAAGAAGGCAAACCCATCTTCCGTGAGGATGGCAAGATCATGAAAAGTAACAACTATTTTAAACCGGATATTAAAAAAGTACTGGGAAAGTGA